In Nocardioides sp. JS614, the sequence GCCTGTCCGCGGGCGTGTGGACCGACAAGGGCTCGCTGATCCTCAAGATGGCCGCCTCGCTGCGCGCCGGCGTGGTCTGGGCCAACACGTTCAACAAGTTCGACCCGACCAGCCCGTTCGGTGGCTACAAGGAGTCGGGCTACGGCCGCGAGGGCGGCCGCCACGGGCTGGAGGCGTACCTAAGATCACCCCACGAAGGCGCGCGATGAGGGCGCTTCGCGCCGAGCGCGCACGCTTCCGCGGGGACCCCGATTGCCACGTGAGGATGTAGCGGTGAACAGGATCGACGTCCGCAAGACCTACAAGCTCTACATCGGGGGCGCGTTCCCACGCTCGGAGTCGGGCTACTCCTACGAGGTCTTGGACAGCAAGGGGAAGTTCGTGGCCAACGCCGCCCTCGCCTCCCGCAAGGACGCCCGCGACGCCGTCGCCGCGGCCCGCAAGGCCTTCGGCGGCTGGTCCGGGCGCACGGCGTACAACCGGGCCCAGATCCTCTACCGGATCGCCGAGGTCATGGAGGACCGCCGCCCGCAGTTCGTGCAGGTCGTCAGCCAGTCCGAGGGCCTCTCGGCCGCCAAGGCCGGCGGGGTCGTCGACGAGGCGATCGACCGCCTGGTCTGGTACGCCGGCTGGGCGGACAAGATCACCCAGGTCGTCGGCAACGCCAACCCGGTGGCCGGGCCGTACTTCAACCTCTCGACCCCCGAGCCCACCGGCGTCGTCGCGGTGCTCGCCCCGCAGGCGTCCTCGCTGCTCGGCCTGGTCAGCGTGGTGGCGCCGGTCATCGTGACCGGCAACACGACCGTGGTCGTCTCCTCCTACGAGCGGCCGCTGCCGGCCGTGACGTTCGCGGAGGTGCTCGCGACCTCCGACGTGCCCGGCGGCGTGGTCAACCTGCTGACCGGTTCGGCGGCGACCGTCGGCCCGTGGCTGGCCGCGCACATGGACGTGAACGCGATCGACCTGACCGGCATCGCCGGCGACACCGCACTGGCGACCGACCTCGAGGTCGCCGCGGCCGACAACCTCAAGCGGGTACGCCGGGCGCCGGCCGCCGAGCCGGACTGGTCGCCGGACCCGGGCCTCGAGCCGATGACGGCATTCCTCGAGACCAAGACCGTCTGGCACCCGATCGGGGTATGACCTGCCGGTGCGCGCGCGTGTGATCGTCCTCGCCGGGCCCTCGGGCGCCGGCAAGTCCCGCCTCGCCGAGCGGGTCGGCCTGCCGGTCCTCCGGCTCGACGACTTCTACAAGAACGGCGACGACCCGACCCTCCCGCGGATCGCCGAGGGCGCCAACGCCGGCCTGGTGGACTGGGACGACCCGCGGTCGTGGTGGCTCGAGGACGCGCTCGCCGCGCTGGACACCCTCTGCCGGGAGGGCAGCGCCGAGGTGCCGGTCTACGACATCGCGCGGGACGGGCGCTGCGGGGTGCAGACCCTCGACCTCGACGGCGCCGAGCTGTTCGTGGCCGAGGGCATCTTCGCCCAGGAGGTCGTGCCGCACGTGACTGACACGGGCCAGCTGGCGGCGGCGTACTGCGTGCGCCAGCACCCGGCCGTCACCTTCTGGCGCCGGCTGACCCGGGACCTGCGCGAACGCCGCAAGCCGCCGCTGGTGCTGGTCCGGCGCGGCTTCGCGCTGATGCGCGACCAGCGCCGCGTCGTCGCGCACGCGGTCGCGAAGGGCTGCGAGCCGGTCACGCCCGAGCAGGGCCTCGCCGCGGTCACCGCCCTGATCGGGAAGGGCGCGCTGCGGTGAGCGAGGACTGGCCGGAGCGGGTGTTCCGCGAGCGCCTGGTCCAGCCCGACCGGGTCTCCTGCGGCGCGACCGTCCTGGTCGTCGCGCGGATGATCCTCGACCACGGGTACGGCGAGTACATCGGCGCCGCCCCGTCCGTGCCGGACCGGTTCCGCGAGGAGGTGCTGGCGATGCACCGCCGGGTGACGGCGCCGGTGGACCGCGGCCGGCTGCAGCTGCCGTGGCCGCGGGCGCTCGGGACCCCGCCGTGGGCGGTCGCCCGCCAGCTCGGCGACCGGGACGTCCGGTGGATCCGCACCTCGCCGGCCACCGGGTACGACGCCATCGCCGCCGCGACCCGCGAGCACCAGCCGGTCCCCGTGTACGTCGGGAGTCGCTGGCTGCCCCGGCACGTGGTGCTCGCCCTCGGCGAGCACGAGGGCGCGCTGCGCTTCTTCGAGCCGGCGCGCGGGCGCCTGGTGGACGTCTCGCGCACCGAGTTCGCGTCGGCCCGGCTGGGCCTGGCCGGCTGGGACCACGCCTGGTGGGCGGTCCTGCCCGACTGAATCACGCGTGCTCGGCCTTGAGCACGGCGTACTCCGGCTTGATCACATCGGTGATCAGCGCCAGCCGCTCGTCGAAGGGCAGGAACGCCGACTTCATCGCGTTGATCGTGAACCACTCCAGGTCCTTCAACCCGTAGCCGAACGCCTCGACCAACGACCACAGCTCGTGGGTCACGGAGGTGCGGCTCATCAGCCGGTTGTCGGTGTTCACCGTCACCCGGAAGCCGAGCCGCTTCAGCAGCCCGATCGGGTGCTCGGCGATCGAGGTGGCCGCGCCGGTCTGCACGTTCGACCAGGGGCACATCTCCAGCGGGATCCGCTTGTCGCGGACGTACGCCGCCAGCAGGCCGAGGCTCACGGCCCCGTCCTCGGCGACCGTGATGTCGT encodes:
- a CDS encoding aldehyde dehydrogenase family protein; the encoded protein is MNRIDVRKTYKLYIGGAFPRSESGYSYEVLDSKGKFVANAALASRKDARDAVAAARKAFGGWSGRTAYNRAQILYRIAEVMEDRRPQFVQVVSQSEGLSAAKAGGVVDEAIDRLVWYAGWADKITQVVGNANPVAGPYFNLSTPEPTGVVAVLAPQASSLLGLVSVVAPVIVTGNTTVVVSSYERPLPAVTFAEVLATSDVPGGVVNLLTGSAATVGPWLAAHMDVNAIDLTGIAGDTALATDLEVAAADNLKRVRRAPAAEPDWSPDPGLEPMTAFLETKTVWHPIGV
- a CDS encoding ATP-binding protein, with the protein product MRARVIVLAGPSGAGKSRLAERVGLPVLRLDDFYKNGDDPTLPRIAEGANAGLVDWDDPRSWWLEDALAALDTLCREGSAEVPVYDIARDGRCGVQTLDLDGAELFVAEGIFAQEVVPHVTDTGQLAAAYCVRQHPAVTFWRRLTRDLRERRKPPLVLVRRGFALMRDQRRVVAHAVAKGCEPVTPEQGLAAVTALIGKGALR